In Cydia amplana chromosome 25, ilCydAmpl1.1, whole genome shotgun sequence, one genomic interval encodes:
- the LOC134659615 gene encoding uncharacterized protein LOC134659615 gives MTSKLKSKRKNFFTLGEMDFDTEGFIMEVQNRPAIWNTKCVEYNDRELRLQAWNELVDMYGGDQELSRAERKQLGVHLRKKWRNVRDCFVKVHKAKTKGCDDKKKNHYAHYDNLLFLAETVSGNTVFNVADFKNEVTHDNEDDPLSVVRLLKRKKHIDPLETGSNKKEKTQERERNVADEEEDRLFFLSLVKEFNKIPEYSRIQAKIDLLQVIKDAQHSD, from the exons ATGACTTCTAAATTAAAATCGAAGCGCAAGAACTTTTTTACTCTCGGCGAAATGGATTTTGACACAGAAGGTTTTATCATGGAGGTGCAGAACCGGCCGGCAATTTGGAACACGAAATGCGTGGAGTACAACGATAGGGAGCTGAGGTTGCAGGCGTGGAATGAGCTGGTGGACATGTATGGAGGGGACCAGGAACTGTCGAGAGCGGAGAGGAAAcaactag GCGTGCATCTTCGGAAAAAATGGAGAAACGTACGCGACTGCTTCGTCAAAGTGCACAAAGCAAAAACCAAAGGCTGCGAcgataagaaaaaaaatcattacgcGCACTATGACAACCTGCTATTCTTAGCAGAAACGGTATCTGGCAATACCGTTTTTAACGTTGCCGACTTTAAAAACGAGGTTACACATGACAATGAAGACGACCCTCTGTCAGTTGTTAggttattaaaaagaaaaaaacatatCGACCCTTTAGAGACTGGCtctaataaaaaagaaaaaacccaGGAGCGGGAAAGAAATGTGGCAGACGAAGAAGAAGACAGATTGTTCTTCTTGTCTTTGGTCAAAGAGTTTAATAAAATACCGGAGTATTCGCGGATACAAGCGAAGATAGATCTTTTGCAAGTGATAAAAGACGCGCAGCATTCAGATTAA